In Salinirussus salinus, the following proteins share a genomic window:
- a CDS encoding metal-dependent transcriptional regulator, with amino-acid sequence MLSPEMEDYLKVIYDLQRGGAEPVSTSEIADTLEVTPPTATSMMEKLAERGLVEREKYKGVTLTTEGETVALEVVRHHRLIETYLAERLGYDWTEVHDEADRLEHHISEEFERRVAEVLDDPEVDPHGDPIPNDALDPMDDTTGATLAEFEEGDRVVVKRVRDRDPEGLAYLQNEGVTPGTTLSVEEVAPIGMVTVSFPDGETTSLPEDVAETIRVEAADATEDAAAP; translated from the coding sequence ATGCTGAGCCCCGAGATGGAGGACTACCTGAAGGTCATCTACGACCTCCAGCGCGGCGGGGCTGAGCCGGTCTCGACCTCGGAGATCGCCGACACCCTCGAGGTCACGCCGCCGACCGCCACCAGCATGATGGAGAAGCTGGCCGAGCGGGGCCTGGTCGAGCGCGAGAAGTACAAGGGCGTGACACTTACCACCGAAGGGGAGACGGTCGCGCTCGAGGTCGTCCGCCACCACCGCCTCATCGAGACCTACCTCGCAGAGCGGCTGGGCTACGACTGGACGGAGGTCCACGACGAGGCCGACCGGCTGGAACACCACATCAGCGAGGAGTTCGAGCGCCGGGTGGCCGAGGTCCTCGACGACCCCGAGGTCGACCCCCACGGCGACCCGATCCCGAACGACGCCCTGGACCCGATGGACGACACCACGGGAGCCACCCTCGCGGAGTTCGAGGAGGGCGACCGGGTCGTCGTCAAACGGGTCCGGGACCGCGACCCCGAGGGCCTCGCCTACCTCCAGAACGAGGGGGTCACCCCCGGGACGACCCTGTCCGTCGAGGAGGTCGCACCCATCGGGATGGTGACCGTCAGCTTCCCGGACGGCGAGACCACCTCGTTGCCGGAGGACGTCGCCGAGACCATCCGGGTCGAGGCCGCCGACGCGACCGAGGACGCCGCTGCACCGTAA
- a CDS encoding AsnC family transcriptional regulator: MRGLDDTDREILRLLLADARRPYSEIAGKVDLSAPAVSDRVDRLRETGLVRQFTLDIDRELLEGGTRVLVTIEAAPGQGPALQRTLAGVEAVEHVFRTADDRLVCTATVTDSDGAVAGWVDLADVREYDLRPLADESWTPQLGGSELAPACEECGNTVTREGESVTLDDEVHHFCCENCRDTFVDRYERLREGA, translated from the coding sequence ATGCGCGGGCTCGACGACACTGACCGCGAGATCCTCCGGCTGCTGCTCGCGGACGCACGCCGGCCCTACAGCGAGATCGCCGGGAAGGTGGACCTGTCTGCGCCGGCGGTCTCCGACCGGGTCGACCGGCTCCGGGAGACCGGGCTGGTCCGACAGTTCACGCTCGATATCGACCGGGAGCTGCTGGAGGGTGGGACCCGGGTGCTCGTCACCATCGAGGCAGCCCCGGGTCAGGGACCGGCGCTCCAGCGGACACTCGCGGGCGTGGAGGCGGTCGAACACGTCTTCCGGACGGCCGACGACCGGCTGGTCTGTACCGCCACCGTGACCGACAGCGACGGCGCCGTGGCGGGGTGGGTCGACCTCGCGGACGTGCGCGAGTACGACCTGCGCCCGCTGGCCGACGAGTCCTGGACTCCGCAGCTGGGCGGGTCCGAGCTCGCGCCGGCCTGCGAGGAGTGTGGCAACACCGTCACCCGTGAGGGCGAGTCGGTCACTCTCGACGACGAAGTCCATCACTTCTGCTGTGAGAACTGCCGGGATACCTTCGTCGACCGGTACGAGCGGCTGCGGGAAGGAGCGTGA
- a CDS encoding heavy metal translocating P-type ATPase, whose product MTTRTAHLELRGMSCANCASTIEETVGGLAGVEAVTANYATDEGTVEYDPGEVSLAAIYDAVEESGYEAAAETVTVGVTDMSCANCAETIDDRLRETPGVVWVDVNFATDEARVRYNPADASLADVYSAIEAAGYSPVREDGSDGGDGADGETSGEDRRQAAREAETGRQRRLTLFGAALSTPLLAMLAAHLFAPGLLPETIPGLGVDFGWVAFLLATPVQVVLGREFYENSWKAVVRNRTANMDVLIALGATTAYLYSVARLLGLPGEGLYFDTAALILTFITLGNYLEARSKGQAADAVRELLQLEADTATRVREDGTEEEVPLSEVEVGDRLKVRPGEKVPTDGVVVEGSSAVDESMVTGESVPVEKGEGDEVIGSTVNENGVLELEATKVGEETAIQQIVARVREAQSRQPEIQTVADRISAYFVPAVILNAAVWGLVWYLFPEALAGVVGALPLWGLAAGGPAAVGVFEFAVVVFASAVLIACPCALGLATPAATMVGTAIGARNGVLFRGGDILERVRDVDTVVFDKTGTLTEGEMELTDVVAIQSPAADGGREVRDDADAAASATAGAADDPAPDGGLLEREITEDFVLELAASAELNSEHPLAEAVVEGARERGVEPEAPTEFENVPGHGVRAETSHGEVLVGNRKLLADEGVDTAPAEEAMDRLEREGKTAMLVALEGRVVGVVADADTVKESAADAVASLRERGREVWMITGDNERTARAVAERVGIDPEKVKAEVLPEEKADAVEEIEADGSEAMMVGDGVNDAPALAAAYVGAAIGSGTDVAIEAADVTLMRDDPADVLKAIRVSEGTLSKIKQNLFWALGYNTAMIPLASLGLLQPVLAAVAMAASSVSVLANSLSFRRYTPDHDYRLFGLFR is encoded by the coding sequence ATGACTACGAGGACGGCACATCTGGAACTCCGGGGGATGAGCTGTGCCAACTGTGCGTCGACCATCGAGGAGACGGTCGGCGGGCTGGCGGGCGTCGAGGCGGTGACAGCCAACTACGCCACCGACGAGGGGACTGTCGAGTACGACCCCGGCGAGGTCTCGCTGGCCGCGATTTACGACGCGGTCGAGGAGTCGGGCTACGAGGCCGCCGCAGAGACCGTTACCGTCGGCGTCACCGACATGTCGTGCGCGAACTGCGCGGAGACGATCGACGACCGTCTGCGTGAGACGCCCGGCGTCGTCTGGGTCGACGTCAACTTCGCCACCGACGAGGCCCGCGTCCGGTACAACCCCGCGGACGCCAGCCTCGCGGACGTCTACTCGGCCATCGAGGCCGCCGGCTACTCGCCCGTCCGCGAGGACGGGAGCGATGGCGGCGACGGCGCCGACGGCGAGACGAGCGGCGAAGACCGCCGGCAGGCGGCCCGCGAGGCGGAGACCGGCCGCCAGCGCCGGCTCACCCTCTTCGGCGCGGCCCTCTCGACGCCGCTTCTGGCGATGCTGGCGGCTCACCTGTTCGCGCCGGGCCTCCTGCCGGAGACTATCCCGGGGCTCGGGGTCGACTTCGGCTGGGTCGCCTTCCTGCTCGCGACGCCGGTCCAGGTCGTCCTCGGCCGGGAGTTCTACGAGAACTCCTGGAAAGCGGTGGTCCGCAACCGGACCGCGAACATGGACGTGCTCATCGCGCTGGGTGCCACGACGGCCTACCTCTACAGCGTCGCCCGCCTGCTCGGGCTCCCCGGTGAGGGGCTGTACTTCGACACCGCTGCGCTCATCCTCACGTTCATCACCCTCGGAAACTATCTGGAGGCGCGCTCGAAGGGCCAGGCCGCAGACGCGGTCCGGGAACTCTTGCAACTGGAGGCCGACACCGCCACCCGGGTCCGCGAGGACGGCACCGAGGAGGAGGTCCCGCTCTCGGAGGTGGAGGTCGGCGACCGGCTGAAGGTCCGGCCCGGCGAGAAGGTGCCCACCGACGGCGTGGTCGTCGAGGGCTCCTCGGCGGTCGACGAGTCGATGGTCACCGGCGAGTCCGTCCCCGTCGAGAAGGGGGAGGGCGACGAGGTGATCGGCTCGACGGTCAACGAGAACGGCGTCCTCGAACTCGAGGCGACGAAGGTCGGCGAGGAGACGGCCATCCAGCAGATCGTCGCCCGCGTGCGGGAGGCCCAGTCCCGCCAGCCCGAGATCCAGACCGTCGCCGACCGGATCTCCGCGTACTTCGTCCCCGCAGTGATCCTCAACGCGGCGGTCTGGGGGCTGGTCTGGTATCTGTTCCCCGAGGCGCTCGCGGGCGTTGTCGGCGCGCTCCCGCTGTGGGGGCTGGCGGCCGGCGGGCCCGCGGCGGTCGGCGTCTTCGAGTTCGCGGTCGTCGTCTTCGCCAGCGCCGTCCTGATCGCCTGTCCCTGCGCGCTGGGGCTTGCGACGCCGGCGGCGACGATGGTCGGGACCGCCATCGGCGCGCGCAACGGCGTGCTCTTCCGGGGTGGTGACATCCTGGAACGGGTCCGGGACGTCGACACCGTCGTCTTCGACAAGACCGGGACGCTCACCGAGGGGGAGATGGAGCTGACCGACGTGGTCGCTATCCAGAGCCCCGCGGCCGACGGCGGCCGTGAGGTCCGCGACGACGCGGACGCGGCTGCGAGCGCGACCGCCGGCGCGGCCGACGACCCGGCGCCCGACGGCGGCCTCCTGGAACGGGAGATAACCGAGGACTTCGTCCTCGAGCTGGCCGCGAGCGCGGAGCTGAACAGCGAGCACCCTCTCGCCGAGGCGGTCGTTGAGGGCGCCCGCGAGCGCGGCGTCGAACCGGAGGCGCCCACCGAGTTCGAGAACGTCCCCGGCCACGGCGTCCGGGCAGAGACGAGCCACGGCGAGGTGCTCGTGGGCAACCGCAAGCTCCTCGCTGACGAGGGGGTCGACACCGCGCCCGCCGAGGAGGCGATGGACCGCCTCGAGCGCGAGGGCAAGACCGCGATGCTGGTCGCGCTGGAGGGGCGGGTCGTGGGCGTGGTCGCCGACGCCGACACTGTCAAGGAGAGCGCCGCGGACGCGGTCGCGAGCCTCCGGGAGCGGGGCCGGGAGGTGTGGATGATCACCGGCGACAACGAGCGCACCGCCCGCGCTGTCGCCGAGCGGGTCGGGATCGACCCCGAGAAGGTCAAGGCGGAAGTGCTGCCCGAGGAGAAGGCAGACGCCGTCGAGGAGATCGAGGCCGACGGCAGCGAGGCGATGATGGTCGGCGACGGCGTCAACGACGCGCCGGCGCTCGCGGCCGCCTACGTCGGTGCGGCCATCGGCAGCGGTACCGACGTCGCCATCGAGGCCGCCGACGTGACACTGATGCGCGACGACCCCGCGGACGTGTTGAAGGCCATCCGCGTCTCCGAGGGGACGCTCTCGAAGATCAAGCAGAACCTCTTCTGGGCGCTTGGCTACAACACGGCGATGATCCCGCTGGCCTCGCTTGGCCTGCTCCAGCCGGTGCTCGCGGCGGTGGCGATGGCCGCCTCCAGCGTCTCCGTGCTGGCCAACAGCCTCTCCTTCAGGCGGTACACGCCCGACCACGACTACCGGCTGTTCGGGTTGTTCCGGTAG
- a CDS encoding ArgE/DapE family deacylase: MTVDLTAEIESNTDDLLALVERLVGTPTVSGDEKPGQEVVVEYLESMGLEPDVWVPDEADLEGHEGYAPTSVTEEVGFEGRPNVAVRIPGSGDGPTLTVGGHIDVVDVTEDEWTRDPWTLTREGETLYGRGVADMKGGLAAVLFTVKTILESEADLAGDLIVQSTIEEEAGGTGGALAAIERGYLPDAAVIAEPSDIPNITVASAGVMYFEVEVPGVSAHAARGHEGVNAIGNATLVYDALEELDRERKDRTDFEPAYRADPGLEGHETNINIGQIEAGDWPSTLPSRATMYGRVGWPPGESREEVREQIEAAVAGVTGREEWTVDADPTVEWFGWQAAPHRTDSDSEVAQLAKAAAEDVTGETGAFVGGSGGMDERFYKRYYDVPSVSIGPEPRSIHGADEHTTVTSLVETARTYARVIPEYCGTAD, translated from the coding sequence ATGACAGTCGACCTCACCGCCGAGATCGAATCGAACACCGACGACCTGCTGGCGCTCGTCGAGCGCCTGGTCGGGACGCCGACCGTCAGCGGCGACGAGAAGCCCGGCCAGGAGGTCGTCGTCGAGTACCTCGAGTCGATGGGCCTCGAGCCCGACGTCTGGGTTCCCGACGAGGCAGACCTCGAGGGCCACGAGGGCTACGCGCCGACATCGGTCACCGAGGAGGTCGGGTTCGAGGGCCGCCCCAACGTCGCCGTGCGGATCCCTGGCAGCGGCGACGGACCGACGCTGACCGTCGGCGGCCACATCGACGTCGTCGACGTGACAGAGGACGAGTGGACCCGGGACCCCTGGACGCTGACGCGGGAGGGCGAGACGCTGTACGGCCGCGGCGTCGCGGACATGAAAGGCGGGCTGGCCGCCGTGCTCTTTACCGTGAAGACCATCCTCGAGTCAGAGGCCGACCTCGCGGGCGACCTCATCGTCCAGAGCACCATCGAGGAGGAGGCCGGCGGGACCGGCGGTGCGCTCGCGGCCATCGAGCGGGGGTATCTCCCGGACGCGGCGGTCATCGCCGAGCCCTCCGACATCCCCAACATCACCGTCGCCAGCGCCGGCGTGATGTACTTCGAGGTGGAGGTACCGGGAGTGAGCGCCCACGCCGCGCGGGGTCACGAGGGGGTCAACGCCATCGGCAACGCCACGCTGGTCTACGACGCCCTGGAGGAACTGGACCGCGAGCGGAAAGACCGGACCGACTTCGAGCCGGCCTACCGCGCCGACCCCGGGCTGGAGGGACACGAGACCAACATCAACATCGGCCAGATCGAGGCCGGGGACTGGCCCTCGACGCTGCCGAGCCGGGCGACGATGTACGGCCGGGTCGGCTGGCCGCCCGGGGAGAGCCGCGAGGAGGTCCGCGAGCAGATCGAGGCAGCCGTCGCGGGGGTCACCGGCCGCGAGGAGTGGACGGTCGACGCCGATCCGACCGTCGAGTGGTTCGGCTGGCAGGCCGCCCCCCACCGGACGGACAGCGACTCGGAGGTCGCTCAACTGGCGAAGGCGGCTGCCGAGGACGTCACCGGCGAGACCGGCGCCTTCGTCGGCGGCAGCGGCGGCATGGACGAGCGCTTCTACAAGCGGTACTACGACGTTCCGTCCGTGTCGATCGGGCCCGAACCGCGCAGCATCCACGGCGCCGACGAGCACACGACGGTCACCTCCCTGGTCGAGACCGCGCGGACCTACGCCCGGGTGATCCCTGAGTACTGCGGAACTGCGGACTGA
- a CDS encoding PAS domain S-box protein, which produces MGDPIRVLHVDDDPEFADLVSTVLERDEGQFDVEAATGAAEALDRLAEADFDAVVSDYEMPGRNGLELLEAVREDHPALPFILYTGRGSEALASEAVSAGVTDYLQKGRGTSQFDVLANRVRNAVEQYHSRRDLERTEALLEAAGDAVYALDLDGVLTTVNETLVEWTGYSREDLVGSHASLVLGEADIDRGREAVRELLETDREVVQFEGTLHTADGGTIPTEARVTLLEEDGTVQGSTGVLRDIAQRKERERELERYESIFEELEDAVYVLDEDETIVYVNSSYASMKGVDRSELVGDPITEWADDETVSLAREVREELRDGERNVGVVENVFNVTDGGTIPAELRLINITRDGGVERVGVIRDITNRKKYERRLEALSETAQELMAATSREEVARLGAETARDVLGLDANGVHLYDEEEDALVPVAATDEGEDLVAELPAFSGEDSIAWRVYQRGEPLAVDDVHADPDIYNPDSPVRGELYLPVGEYGILIACSPTPESFDQRDVVLGEILAGSIATALEQVERTEQLREREQELTRQNERLEEFAGVVSHDLRNPLNVAQGRVELAREETGNDHLEDAAEALDRSQTLIDDLLALAREGASTGEREPVALPDLLEACWATVETGDGTLRVETDLTVSADESRLRQLFENLVRNAVEHGSTSPGSQARQDTVEHGGEAVTVTVGDLEGGFYVEDDGSGIPPEERDSVFDPGHSTSEEGTGFGLAIVREIANAHGWSVRVTEGAAGGARFEFTGLGDP; this is translated from the coding sequence ATGGGCGACCCGATCCGCGTGCTCCACGTGGACGACGACCCGGAGTTCGCGGACCTCGTCTCCACCGTCCTCGAACGCGACGAAGGACAGTTCGACGTCGAGGCGGCCACGGGCGCAGCCGAGGCTCTCGACCGCCTCGCCGAGGCGGACTTTGACGCCGTCGTCTCGGACTACGAGATGCCCGGCCGGAACGGTCTCGAACTCCTCGAGGCCGTCCGCGAGGACCACCCGGCACTCCCCTTTATTCTCTACACCGGCCGCGGCAGCGAGGCCCTCGCCAGCGAGGCGGTCTCGGCGGGCGTGACCGACTACCTCCAGAAGGGCCGCGGGACGAGCCAGTTCGACGTGCTCGCCAACCGGGTCAGGAACGCGGTCGAACAGTACCACTCGCGGCGGGACCTCGAACGCACCGAGGCACTCCTCGAGGCGGCCGGCGACGCCGTCTACGCGCTGGACCTCGATGGGGTTCTGACGACGGTCAACGAGACGCTGGTCGAGTGGACCGGCTACAGCCGCGAGGACCTGGTCGGAAGTCACGCCTCGCTCGTTCTCGGGGAGGCGGACATCGACCGGGGCCGGGAGGCGGTCCGGGAGCTGCTCGAAACCGACCGCGAAGTGGTCCAGTTCGAGGGGACGCTCCACACTGCCGACGGGGGAACGATCCCGACGGAGGCCCGGGTCACTCTCCTCGAAGAGGACGGCACCGTACAGGGGTCGACGGGCGTCCTCCGCGACATCGCCCAGCGCAAGGAACGCGAGCGGGAACTCGAACGCTACGAGAGCATCTTCGAGGAGCTCGAGGACGCCGTCTACGTCCTTGACGAGGACGAGACCATCGTCTACGTCAACAGCAGCTACGCGTCGATGAAGGGCGTCGACCGCTCGGAGCTCGTCGGCGACCCGATCACGGAGTGGGCCGACGACGAGACAGTCTCCCTCGCACGGGAGGTCCGCGAGGAACTGCGCGACGGCGAGCGCAACGTGGGAGTCGTCGAGAACGTCTTCAACGTCACCGACGGCGGAACGATCCCCGCCGAACTCCGCCTGATCAACATCACCCGGGATGGCGGCGTCGAGCGGGTCGGCGTGATCCGCGATATCACCAACCGCAAGAAGTACGAGCGCCGCCTCGAGGCGCTCAGCGAGACGGCCCAGGAGCTGATGGCGGCCACTTCCCGGGAGGAGGTTGCGAGGCTCGGGGCCGAAACCGCTCGCGATGTCCTCGGGCTCGACGCGAACGGGGTCCACCTCTATGACGAGGAGGAGGACGCACTGGTGCCCGTCGCCGCGACCGACGAGGGCGAGGACCTGGTCGCCGAACTGCCCGCCTTTTCCGGCGAGGACAGCATCGCGTGGCGGGTCTACCAGCGCGGCGAACCGCTCGCCGTCGACGACGTCCACGCGGACCCCGACATCTACAACCCCGACTCCCCGGTCCGCGGGGAACTGTACCTCCCCGTCGGGGAGTACGGTATCCTCATCGCCTGCTCGCCGACGCCGGAGAGCTTCGACCAGCGCGACGTGGTTCTCGGGGAGATCCTGGCCGGGAGCATCGCCACTGCACTCGAACAGGTCGAGCGGACCGAACAGCTCCGCGAGCGCGAGCAGGAGCTGACCCGCCAGAACGAGCGCCTCGAGGAGTTCGCCGGCGTCGTCTCCCACGACCTGCGGAACCCACTGAACGTCGCACAGGGTCGGGTCGAACTGGCCCGGGAAGAGACGGGGAACGACCACCTCGAGGACGCGGCCGAGGCGCTGGACCGGAGCCAGACGCTCATCGACGACCTCCTCGCGCTCGCCCGCGAGGGGGCCTCGACCGGCGAGCGGGAACCGGTCGCACTCCCCGACCTGCTCGAGGCCTGCTGGGCCACCGTCGAGACCGGCGATGGCACCCTCCGGGTCGAGACCGACCTGACGGTCAGTGCCGACGAGAGCCGCCTGCGACAGCTGTTCGAGAACCTGGTTCGTAACGCCGTCGAGCACGGCTCGACGAGCCCTGGCTCGCAGGCTCGCCAGGATACCGTGGAGCACGGCGGCGAGGCGGTGACGGTGACCGTCGGGGACCTCGAGGGCGGCTTCTACGTCGAGGACGACGGCTCGGGTATCCCTCCCGAGGAACGGGACAGCGTCTTCGACCCGGGACACTCCACCTCCGAAGAAGGGACGGGCTTCGGCCTCGCCATCGTCCGGGAGATCGCGAACGCCCACGGCTGGTCGGTCCGGGTGACCGAGGGCGCGGCCGGCGGCGCACGGTTCGAGTTCACCGGGCTCGGCGACCCGTGA
- a CDS encoding HpcH/HpaI aldolase family protein, which translates to MNHLRERLESGEVSIGTRMQTQWPGLLEIIGQTEQFDYVEFLAEYAPYDLRDLENMARAAELSDLSMMIKIDAESRGFVAQRAMAAGIQNLLFADIRSVEDARQAVAAVRPEPEGDNGIRSDRRNGYVGGYASPEEVVEWCEEAVVAVMVEKEETVANLEGILAVEGIDMVQFGPADYSLSIGEPGAFDAPEVEEAERETVETALEMGVAPRAEILHPGAAEAYLDLGVRDFNLNTDTRILHHWYTDQGGALAEEVDGFSR; encoded by the coding sequence GTGAACCACCTGCGCGAGCGGCTCGAGAGCGGCGAGGTGAGCATCGGCACGCGGATGCAGACCCAGTGGCCGGGGCTGCTCGAAATCATCGGCCAGACCGAACAGTTCGACTACGTCGAGTTCCTCGCGGAGTACGCCCCCTACGACCTGCGCGACCTGGAGAACATGGCGCGTGCGGCGGAGCTGTCGGACCTGTCGATGATGATAAAGATCGACGCCGAATCCCGGGGATTCGTCGCCCAGCGCGCGATGGCTGCCGGCATTCAGAACCTGCTGTTCGCCGACATTCGTTCAGTCGAGGACGCCAGACAGGCCGTCGCGGCCGTCCGCCCCGAGCCGGAGGGGGACAACGGCATCCGGTCGGACCGGCGGAACGGCTACGTCGGCGGCTACGCGTCGCCCGAAGAGGTCGTCGAGTGGTGCGAGGAGGCCGTCGTCGCCGTCATGGTCGAGAAGGAGGAGACCGTCGCGAACCTCGAGGGGATCCTCGCAGTCGAGGGGATCGATATGGTCCAGTTCGGGCCCGCGGACTACTCGCTGAGCATCGGCGAGCCCGGCGCCTTCGACGCTCCTGAGGTCGAGGAAGCGGAACGGGAGACCGTCGAAACCGCGCTGGAGATGGGCGTCGCCCCCCGCGCCGAGATACTCCACCCCGGCGCGGCCGAGGCGTACCTCGACCTCGGCGTCCGTGACTTCAACCTCAACACGGACACCCGGATCCTCCACCACTGGTACACGGACCAGGGCGGCGCGCTCGCGGAGGAGGTCGACGGCTTCTCGCGGTGA
- a CDS encoding NAD(P)-dependent oxidoreductase: MPYHVTVERDVRHPETGVVPGLDRLFEDPEVELSFLGPDRGPELAPEDLRGADAYVSYSYDLTADSLAGVDSLELVTRAGAGYENLDLGALTDRGVVAAHAPQGPTASAAQATVAMVLACAHNIPRQEHRLRTQGWETARDQGFELQSATVGFVGMGLIGRKVLSDLAPFREDGLEATVYDPYLSPEEVDELGLEQVDLDTLLETSDIVTLHVPLTEETRGMLGTAEFERMQDSAYLVNTSRGGVYPDEELARALREGELAGAAVDVFEDEPGVEGNPLLAIEDIMVTPHVAGVTTDSLRRIHRIMAESIHVHKNGDPPRNVLNPDAYEQQTGERLPKDKETPSFRG, encoded by the coding sequence ATGCCCTACCACGTCACCGTCGAACGCGACGTTCGCCACCCGGAGACCGGCGTCGTCCCCGGGCTCGACCGCCTCTTCGAGGACCCCGAGGTCGAACTGTCGTTCCTCGGCCCCGACCGCGGCCCGGAACTCGCCCCCGAGGACCTACGCGGTGCCGACGCGTACGTCTCCTACAGCTACGACCTCACCGCGGACTCGCTCGCTGGCGTCGACTCGCTGGAACTCGTCACGCGGGCCGGCGCCGGCTACGAGAACCTCGACCTCGGCGCGCTGACCGACCGCGGCGTCGTCGCCGCTCACGCCCCGCAGGGGCCGACGGCCTCGGCCGCCCAGGCCACCGTCGCGATGGTTCTCGCCTGTGCCCACAACATCCCGCGCCAGGAGCACCGCCTCAGAACACAGGGGTGGGAGACGGCCCGCGACCAGGGGTTCGAACTCCAGAGCGCAACTGTCGGATTCGTCGGCATGGGACTCATCGGCCGGAAGGTGCTCTCGGACCTGGCGCCGTTCCGGGAGGACGGCCTCGAGGCGACGGTCTACGACCCTTACCTCTCGCCGGAGGAGGTCGACGAACTCGGCCTCGAGCAGGTCGACCTCGACACGCTGCTGGAGACATCCGACATCGTCACACTCCACGTGCCGCTGACGGAGGAAACCCGGGGTATGCTCGGCACGGCCGAGTTCGAGCGGATGCAGGACTCGGCCTATCTGGTCAACACGTCCCGCGGCGGGGTCTACCCGGACGAGGAACTTGCGCGGGCGCTCCGCGAGGGGGAGCTCGCCGGCGCCGCCGTCGACGTCTTCGAGGACGAACCCGGTGTCGAGGGGAACCCGCTGCTCGCCATCGAGGATATCATGGTGACGCCACACGTCGCCGGCGTGACCACGGACTCGCTGCGCCGCATCCACCGGATCATGGCGGAATCGATACACGTCCACAAGAACGGCGACCCGCCGCGCAACGTCCTCAACCCGGACGCCTACGAACAGCAGACGGGCGAGCGGCTCCCGAAGGACAAGGAGACCCCGTCGTTCCGTGGCTGA
- a CDS encoding RraA family protein, producing MDTREKLAELEEFDTPSVSNVVATYPDDPLCLGLYNPWSQDWYTDRRVECMYPDLGPRAGYAVTCVYGMPDPGFGELTFIDVADALEASPDPTVLALEQDFPDEVAEEVGLTGGNMTTAMQSLGCVGCVTDGPVRDIEEVRPMEFQYLATGTAPGHGEMAVHAVNVPVSVSGMDVAPGEIVHMDGNGAVKFPADRLDDVLENVRALEEREEALQERVADATSAAEVRAAFAGEEYGEDDESAEDGESGESTGE from the coding sequence ATGGATACCCGGGAGAAACTCGCCGAACTGGAGGAGTTCGACACACCCTCGGTCTCGAACGTCGTGGCGACGTACCCCGACGACCCGCTCTGTCTGGGGCTGTACAACCCCTGGAGCCAGGACTGGTACACCGACCGGCGGGTCGAGTGCATGTACCCCGACCTGGGACCGCGGGCCGGCTACGCCGTGACCTGCGTCTACGGCATGCCCGACCCGGGTTTCGGGGAACTGACCTTCATCGACGTGGCCGACGCGCTCGAGGCGTCGCCGGACCCGACCGTGCTGGCCCTCGAACAGGACTTCCCCGACGAGGTGGCGGAGGAAGTCGGGCTCACCGGCGGCAACATGACGACCGCGATGCAGTCGCTCGGCTGCGTGGGCTGTGTGACCGACGGGCCGGTGCGGGACATCGAGGAGGTGCGGCCGATGGAGTTCCAGTACCTGGCGACGGGGACCGCCCCGGGCCACGGCGAGATGGCGGTCCACGCGGTGAACGTCCCGGTATCGGTCTCCGGGATGGACGTCGCGCCGGGGGAGATCGTCCACATGGACGGGAACGGCGCGGTGAAGTTCCCGGCCGACCGCCTCGACGACGTCCTGGAGAACGTGCGGGCGCTGGAGGAACGCGAGGAGGCGCTCCAGGAGCGGGTCGCGGACGCGACCAGCGCGGCGGAAGTCCGCGCGGCCTTCGCCGGCGAGGAGTACGGCGAGGACGACGAAAGCGCTGAGGACGGCGAGAGCGGCGAGAGCACGGGCGAGTAG